One Pseudomonadota bacterium genomic window, TTTTTGATCTGGTCCTCTGAAGCCGTTTTATCAATTCCAAGTATTTTATAGTAATCTTTACCAGCCATGTAAGCAAACTCTCCGGGATAATCATTCAGATTCCGATCCTGTCTTCCCCCAAGGTAAAACCAGCCAGGCTTTAACTTACAGCTTTCAGTCGAAAACACATAAGCCTTACCGATTTATCGAATGACAGTATAGTCACGAAGGGCGGAATTGTAAAGAAAAGAGATTAATCCACCCCATAAAAAAAGCACCTTTTTACAAAGGTGCTTTTTCATCAAGAACGTAAAACTATCGACCATCAATTCTGATCGAGCACGTCCTTACGGGTGAGACGGATTTTACCCTGACGATCAACCTCAATAACCTTCACCATGACTTCATCACCTTCCTTCAGATAATCGCGCACGTCTCTAACCCGCTCTTCGGCAATCTGGGAAATATGCAGAAGACCATCGGTCCCCGGAAAGATTTCGACAAAGGCGCCAAAATCCATAATCCGCTGAACCTTTCCAAGATAGACTTTGCCAACCTCCGCTTCCTGGGTCAGTTCCCGAATCAAGGCAATCGCCAGTTCCGAGGCCTGGCCGTCGACCGAAGCGATTTTAATCTCACCACTATCCTCGATATCAATCTTGGCCCCGGATTTCTCAGTAATAGCGCGAATGTTTTTCCCTCCAGGTCCGATAACGTCCCGGATCTTGTCGGGATCAATGCGAATAGTCATGATCCGTGGTGCATAATCCGAGAGTTCAGCCCGGGGGGCCTGTAAAACCTCATCCATTTTATCAAGGATATGCAGACGACCGACTTTACCCTGGGCCAGAGCCTGGGCCATCACCTCTTTGCTGATCCCCGCGATCTTGATATCCATCTGAATCGCGGTAACCCCGGCTCGCGTACCGGCAACCTTAAAGTCCATATCCCCGACATGGTCCTCGTCACCCGAAATATCACTTAAAACGATAAACTGTCCCCCTTCCTGAACCAGTCCCATGGCGATCCCGGCGACCGGTGCCTTGATCGGCACCCCGGCATCCATCAGGGACAGACTGCCGCCACAGATACTGGCCATGGATGAAGAACCGTTGGACTCCGTGATATCGGAAACAATCCGCACCGTATAGGGGAATTTATCGGACTCCGGTAGGACTGCCTTCAGGGCTCTGCGGGCCAAGGTACCATGACCGATTTCGCGTCTTCCCGGCCCTCTCAGAAAACGGGCTTCACCGACGCTGAAAGGCGGAAAGTTGTAATGCAACATAAAACTGTCAGAAGAATTTCCTCGCAGGGAATCAATCCGCTGTTCATCAACGGAAGTCCCCAGAGTGGTAGTAACCACAGCCTGAGTTTCACCTCGAGTAAAAAGAGCCGAGCCGTGAACCCGGGGAAGAAAGGAAACCTCGCAGCTAATATCACGAATCTCGCCGATACCGCGACCGCCGATACGCACGCCCTGAGTAGAGATCTGCCGGCGAATTGCGGCCCCTAGGCGAGCCTCGAAAACCTCACCCAGATCATGATCTGGAATTTCCGCCAGGGCCAGAGACGCCCGGATTTCATCCTTCAAGTCACTGAAATAATTCTGTCTTTCGAGTTTATCGGAAATCTGCAGACCATCCTCAAAACGACCGGCAAACTTAACCTCGACCAGCGCCGTCAGATCAGGATTGATAACCGGAGCCACAACCTCTCTTTTTTTCAGTCCCACCTGATTCGCCATCTCCAGCTGCGCCGTGATAAAAGGCTGGGCTGCCTGATGGCCAAGCTCAAGCGCTTCGAGCATAACCTGCTCATCGACTTCCTTAGCTCCACCTTCAACCATGACCACCGCCTCCCGAGTACAAGCCATGATCACGTCGAGATCACTCTCGTCTATCTCGGCAAAAACCGGGTTAACGATGAAACTCTCGTTAACCCTGGCCACCCGGACCGCAGCTACCGGCCCGTTGAAAGGAATATCGGAAACCATCAATGCGGCCGAAGCCCCGGTCAAAGCCAGAATCGCGGGATCGTTGACATTATCGGTCGACATGACCGTCGCTATAATCTGAGTTTCACAGGTAAATCCTTTTGGAAACAGGGGCCGTAAAGGACGGTCAATCAAACGTGAGGTCAGGGTTTCACGGTCACTTAAACGGCCTTCACGTTTAAAAAAACCTCCAGGGATTTTCCCGGCGGCATAAGTTTTCTCCTGATAATCAACCGTCAGAGGGAAAAAATCAATCCCCTCTCTGCCGCTACGGGCCGCCACGGCCGTGACCAGGACCATGGTATCACCCTGACGCACCATAACCGCCCCATTGGCCTGTTTAGCGATTTTACCAGACTCGAAACTCACCTCGCTTCCATCTACTTCTACGTGACAATACTTTTTCATCTTCTCTCCACTTCTCTCTTTTTCGTCAACTTGCAATAACTTCTCACTCCATCATCACTTGCCGCCGACCCCCGGTTCTTTCCGCAGGCCCGTTTAACGCCAAATAAATCAAATTTTAAAAAAAAGAAAACTGCCTTCAGCCTGTGTTTCTGAAGGCAGTTTCCATGACCAGCCATAACTTTCTCTTGCAGACCCAGCCCAGTTCGAACCCCCTTAACGCCTTAGACCCAAGCTACCGATAACATCTTTATAACGCTTAAACTCTTTCCTTTTCAAATAATCAAGCAAACGACGTCTCTGCCCGACCAACTTCAAAAGACCGCGACGAGAATGAAAATCGTGCTTATGGACCTTAAAATGATCCGTCAGATAGGTAATCCGCTCACTAAGCAATGCAATCTGTACCTCCGGGGACCCGGTATCACTCTCATGCAATCTGTATTTCTCAATAATATCCGACTTCTGTCCACATGCAAACGCCATTGGAATTTTTCTCCTCTTATCCTTCTTGGAACCTGTTTAATATGCTAATATATCATTTTATAATGGCGATCCCGCCCTCTACCAGCCGCTTTCCCCTTTTGGGATTCCTACCATAAAGCTTAAGCCTTGTAAAGTTTTTGTTTTCTAAAAAGCTTTATGCCTTTCCGGAACCGTCATGACCCTGAGCAGACGCAACAGCGAGTCTTCCGACGTTTTCTCAAGACGCGCCAGAGCCAGCACACTATCGGTTTTATCCAGCAATAACACCTGTTGATCTGCTGGCCAACTGGAAGGGATGCGATCCTTCACCGCTTCCCGGACCAATGGCAAACCGTGAGCGATATCTCGCAAACTTTCATTGTCATCGATCCGCAGGCAGGGCAAATGAGTCAGCGCCTGTTGCGGTGCAAGCAGTGGTAAAAGCTGACCGGTCGACACCATTTCCGTCAGAGCAGGCAGAGAAAGGGCTCTTTCAAGAGTAAAAGGGCCACTTGCTTCCCGGCATAAAGACCAGATTCGCGCACCGCAACCCAGATCCCGCCCCACATCCGCAGCCAACGATCTGACATAGGTTCCGCGAGAACAACAAACCCGAAAAGCCGCCAACGGGGAGTTCCAGGACAGGAGTTCAAAACCGTCGATTTCAATCCGGCGTTCCGGGGCTTCAACTGCAATCCCGGAACGAGCATAAGCATACAGAGGGCGTCCTTTAGTCTTGATCGCGGAGTATAGGGGCGCGGTCTGCAATAAGGATCCGTGATAGCGTTCAAAAACCTCGGCAATCCGGCTCGCACTGAAATCCAGCGGACCGGCAAAGCGAGCCGTGACCTGACCGTCTCGATCCAGAGTGTCGGTCTCGACCCCAAATTCTATCTCCCCACTGTAAACCTTGCGACCCTCGTCAAGATATTGAATCAGCCGAGTCGCCCGGTTCAAAGCCAACGGCAAAACCCCGGTAGCCAGGGGATCAAGGGTTCCGGTATGCCCAACCTTACGGCATCCCAGCAGCCGTTTAACCTGAGCGACCACCTGCTGCGAAGTCAGCCCCGTGGGTTTATCAAGGACAAGAAAAGCGTCTTCGTTCAACAAAGGAGAAAATCCACTACTGAAGGCGCCCATCGACCAGAGCAAAAACGTGTTCAATCAATTCCGGCAGTCTGCCATCCAGGCGACAGCCGGCCGCATTATGATGGCCCCCGCCGCCGAATTCGGCCGCCAGCTGAGCCACGTTAACGGTACCACGTGAGCGAAAACTGAGTTTGTATCGTCCGGGAGCCGTTTCACGGGCCATAAATGCCACTTCCACACCCATAATTGAACGAGGATAATTAACCATTCCGTCAGTGTATTCACTATTGGTACCGGTCTCATCAAACATCGCCTGAGTGATGGAGATCGCGGCCACCTTGCCCGAAGCGGAGAGTTTCAGACTGCCGAGAACCAGGCCCAGGAGTTTGATCCGCCCGAGCGGCTGGCTTTCGTAAACCTGCTGCGTGACTATCCAGGGTTCAACGCCACGGGCTACCAGATCACCGGCGATGGCAAATGAATTAGGGGTTGAATTTGAATAACGAAACGACCCGGTATCGGTTAAAATCGCGGTATACAGATTCAGCGCCACATCCAGTCTGAAGCCCGGATAAAGGCAGAGAGCCAAATCATAAATCAACTCTCCGGTGGCACAGGCATAAGGATAAACGAGATTGATATCGGCTGAATAAGCCGTTGTCAGATGATGATCAATGCAGAGAGAGCGTTCATACCCCCGCCAACCGGCCAGCTCCTCACCGGCTCGTTCTATCTCGCTGCAGTCAAGCAGACACAGGAGGTCACAATGTTCAGGCAGGCTGTTGACAAAAAACTCGTCGGCCCCGGGCAGAAAAGTCAGACTGTAAGGAATTTTGTCACGATTGTAGACCGCAACCTTTTTGCCCAGTTTCCGCAGAATCAAAGCCCAGGCCAGCGAGGAACCGATGGCATCTCCATCCGGATCAACATGACTGGCGATCACAATACTTCCGGCCTTCTGGACGGCAGCCAGAGCCATCACCTTCTGCTCCGCTTCAATCAGACTGCTCACCACTCTCTTCCTTTCTGATCCGACCGAAAACCTCCTCCAGATGCTCGCCCTTATCGATACTGTCATCGTAACGAAACTGCATTTCAGGAATCCTTTTCAAATGCAGTCTGCGCCCGATCTCACGACGCATAAAACCGGCCGTACTGTTCAGACCAGCCAGGGTTGCATTTTTCTCATCGGCATTCCCCAGGACCGTATAATAGACAAACGCCTGGCTCAAATCAGGAGCCACTTCAACGTCCTGAACCGTGATAAAACCAATTCTGGGATCTTTGATCTCCCGTTGCAACATGGCCGAGATCTCAACCTTAAGCTGATCGCCGATACGCCGGCACCGCTGATTACGTTCCTTCATCTAATTTTTCACTCCACCGTACACCTCAGCCGGCCCGGTTGCAACAGTGCTGCCGATAAAAGTGTTCTAAAGCTTAGCCGCGACCTCTTCCATGACAAAGGCCTCAATCACATCCCCGGGCTTGATGTCATTATAATTTTCAATACCAATACCGCACTCAAAACCGGTGGCAACTTCCTTGGCATCATCCTTAAACCTTTTCAAGGATGAGATTCTGCCTTCAACAATCACCACATCATCGCGCAACAGCCGCACCTGAGCATTACGTTTGACCTTGCCGTCAACCACCCGGCAACCGGCAATCATCCCCACCTTGGAAACCATGAAAGCCTGGCGGACCTCGGCCCGGCCCAGATAGACTTCACGTACTTCCGGAGCCAGCAGACCCTCCATCGCCATCCGTAAATCCTCGATGAGATCATAAATCACCGAATAAAGTCGGATATCTACATGCTCATGTTCGGCCAGATGCTGGGCTTTAAGGTCAGGGCGAACATTGAAAGCCACGATTATAGCACGAGAAGCGGCCGCCAGCATGACATCGGCCTCTTTGACCCCGCCAACCGCGGCATGCACGACCTCGACCTTGACCTTGGTGGTCGCCTGTTTCTTCAGGGCTTCGCTGACGGCTTCGACCGAGCCTTGCACATCACCCTTGACAATGACATTGAGCTGTTCAACCGCACCCTCTTCCATCTGTTCAAAAAGATCTTCTAGGGAGATTTTACTGGTTTTTGAAATTTCCTGTTCCCGAGCCTTATGCTGCCGGTTACTGGTCAGTTCCTTGGCTTGTTTTTCAGACTTGACAATATTGAAATCGTCACCTGCGGACGGAACGCCACTCAACCCCAAGACCTCTACCGGTGTCGATGGTCCGGCGCTGTCAACCGTCTCGCCCATGTCATTGATCAGGGCCCGAACCCGGCCGCTGTAAAGTCCCGCAACCGCTAAATCACCCTGTTTGACCGTCCCATCCTGAACCAGAATCGTCGCGACCGGCCCTTTGCCCCGATCCAGGCGTGATTCCAGAACCACACCGCGAGCCGCCTTATCAGGGTTGGCGCTCAGCTCCATCATCTCGGCCTGAAGAAGGATCATCTCCAGCAAGGTATCCAGATTGAGTCTCTGTTTGGCTGAGACTTCCACAAAAATGGTTTGTCCACCCCATTCCTCGGCGATCAGACCATATTCACTGAGCTGTCGACGCACTTCATCGGGCCGGGCATTGTCCTTATCTATCTTATTGATCGCAACTATTATCGGCACATTCGCGGCTTTAGCGTGATTGATTGATTCAATGGTAGTGGGCATAACCCCGTCATCGGCAGCCACCACCAGAATAACAATATCGGTAACTCCAGCTCCACGTGAACGCATTGACGTAAACGCCTCATGTCCTGGGGTATCGACAAAAGAAATATCTCCCCTGGGCAGGGAAACCATATAGGCTCCGATGTGCTGGGTAATACCACCGGCCTCTCCATCCGCGACCTTAGTCAGGCGAATGGCATCAAGCAGCGAGGTTTTACCGTGGTCGACATGGCCCATAATGGTCACCACCGGAGGACGGCTGACCAGATCCTCGGGCTTATCCTCAACCAAGTCGAGCACCAGGTCTTCGTCAAAAGCGACATTTTCTACCGTATGCCCATATTCTTCGGCAACCAGACTGGCGGTTTCAAAATCGATCATCTGATTGATGGTCACCATATTGCCGAGACTCATCAATTTTGCGATAACCTCGCCGGCTTTAATCCCCATTTTTCTAGCTAATTCACCGACACTGATCGCATCAGTAATCTTAACTACGCGCTTGCTCAATTTCGGCAGCGTGATCTCCGTTTTCTGACCGGATTTTTTCTTGAGACCGCGGCGCCGTCCTTTTCCACCGCGGTCATCGGCAAAATCAAGATTTTTAATAACCGCCCGCCGAGACGCCTTACGGCTGCGACTGTCATCATTAGCGAAAGCCGCCCCACCCCCTTCCTTCTTCCGGGATTTACGCCCCTTCTTGGACGCAACCATCCGATCTTCAACCGTCTCTTTACCAGGTTGAACAACCTCAACCGGTGGAGCGACCGGAGCCACGACCGAAGGTTCTCCGTCGGTTTTCTTAAACTTGTCACGCGCCGGTCGGACCGACGCCTGTAGGCCGAGTTCACCTAAGGCCACTCGCCCGATTACGCGGGCGCCCCGGGCGCCGGTACGCCCGCTTTTCGGTTTTCGTTCCGTCATTATCGCGGCAGCACGAGCCGCCTCGGTATCTTCCACTTCGGACTCCGAAACTTTCGACTCAGGCAGACCTGCGGAAGCCGGTATCGCCGAGTCAGGCTTGGTATCCGGGCTGAGGCTGTCTGCGACAGCGCTCTGAGGGAGCACTTCGGCGACTTCCATCTCGACCCGACTCGCAGGGGTTTCGGAACTCTCAGGGGTCGGCAACTCAGCCTCCGTTGGCGCCAGCGGGACCTCACCGGGCACCGACCTTTCATCCTCAGCCGAATGCTCTTCCGCCGGCGCAACCTGTAACGACTCGGTGTCCTGCGTCACCTCGGCTGCAGCCGTATCGCTTTCCAACGCGTCACGCTCCCGAGTCTTCACTTCGGAAGTGAAAACTTCAGCGGGCTCCGTTGGTTCGGCTTCGACAAAATCGGGTTCATCAGACTCGGAAACGGGCTCCACTTCATCGACCTCATCCGGTGACAAAGCTTTAGCAGAACTTATATCGGCTGACTCGGGAACGTCTTTTACCCGCCGCCGGAGAACCCCTGAAGCTACTCTTTTTTCGACGACATCAGGTCCCTGATGTTGATTGCACCAAGCCTTGACTCGATCAACATCGATTTCCTCAAGAGGAGTAAATTTGGTACTGACCTCAATCCCCAGAGTTTCCAGTATAGAAAAAAGTTCAGGTTCTTTAAGTTTGAGAGCCCGAGACAATTCATAAACCTTGGTTTTCTTTTTTTCCCTCAGAATCAAGGTCAGCTACCCCCTAAAAGATCAGTTATCAGCAATTTTACGGACCTCATTAAAACACAAGTCTTCCGCAACCAGAAAATTCAATCACTCTGACATCATCAAAATGTCAGCAGCATTGCATTTATGGAATACACCAGTAGAAATTTCAGCCATGGCGTCACAAAAACATGTCCATTCGAATAAACCTCGCACCGGGCAGGTGATGAAGTTAATCGCTTTACCTGTTTTACGGGCACCCGAAACTTTTTTACCAAAGCCATCTTTATATCTGTGCCTACAACCTGCTTGAAAGCAGCTGAGCCGCTTTCTTCCGCCACAGTCAGATCCGTCACGATTCAGACAGCCGCAGCAGCGCCAGGCGGTCTTTCTCTGTCAAGGCTTCTGCGCCGGGGATCTGCCGACTCAGACGGCGCCGACCTCTGAGAAAAGCGCCCAGGCATTCCGCATTCTTACAGAGGTAATGTCCGCGGCCTGGAGCCCGGTGGTCACGATCCCAAACCAGTCTGTCTTCCACCTTGACGAATCGGCAAAGATTATTTTTTAATGTCTTCTGTCGACAAATCAGACAGCTGCGCAAAGGTCCTGAAAGAGGTTCAGGAAAGATTGCCGCCGTTTTCTGGCTCAAGTTCTTCCTCTTCGGAAATCTCAGGGCCGCTTCCCGCGGCCATCGTTTCCGGCGCATCAGCCTTAAAACTCAGCTCGGCACCGTTTGCGCTCGCCGAGGCTTCCGCTTCGGCCGTCTCAAGCTGCGCTGCAACCACCCCCGCAGCTTCGGGAAGCGCAGGCTTTTCCATTGCCGCACGACGTTCGTGGTAGACCTCCACGGCCCGTTCAATGAGCCGTTGTGGGTTTACCCCTTCAGTGCCAATGATATCCGTGAGTTCGGCAACAGAGCTGCCGGCAATATCCTCAATTTTCCGAAAACCATTGTCATAAAGCAACTCCATGGCCGTATTATTGAAACCTTCGAGACCGGCCAAAGGAGAAAACAACTGATCAAAATCACTGGCAACCCGGGATGCTGATTTGACATCCAACTTCCAACCGGTCAATTTCGCCGCCAGGCGAACGTTGAGCCCGCGCCGCCCGATAGCCAGGGAAAGCTGCTCATCGAGAACCACAATCTCCATCATGTGTTTCTCTTCATCAAGAATGATCTTGTTAATTTCAGCCGGTGAAATCGCGTTGCAAACATAACGGACGGGATCCGGATTCCAGCGAATGATATCAATCTTTTCACCTTTGAGTTCCTGGACCACATTCTGGACCCGGGAGCCTCTGACCCCAACGCAGGCTCCAACCGGATCGACATCATGATCATTGGTTGAAACCGCGATTTTGGCCCTGACCCCAGGCTCCCGAGTGGCTCCCATGATCTTGATGACGCCTTCAAAAATCTCTGGTACCTCGACCTCAAAGAGACGGATCAGAAATCCGGGATGGGTTCGAGATAGCACGATTTTCGGACCTTTGGCGGCAATTTCAACCTTCAGCAGATACGCACGAATCCGCTCCCCCTGGCGAAAATTCTCACGGGGAATCGTTTCGGAGCGCGGCAGGATGGCCTCGGTCGTCCCCAGATTGACAATCAGGTTACCCCGTTCAACCCGCTGCACCGTGCCGCTGATGATCTCCCCGACCTTTTCATGATACTCCTCATAGATACTTTCCCGCTCGGCTTCCCTGATCTTCTGCATGATAACCTGTTTGGCCGTCTGAGCCGCAATCCGGCCAAAATCATCGGTTTCAAGTTTGAGTCCGAGACTGTCGCCAACCTCGGCTTCAGGGTCGATTTCCAAGGCCTCATGCAGGGATATCTGGTAGTATGAATTTTCTACATTCTCGACGACTTCGACAAATTCGAAAAGCTCAATCTGGCCGGTCTCTTCATCATAAGAAGCCTCTATTTCGCGCGCCGCACCAAGCTTTTTCTTGGACGCAGTAACCATTGCCGATTCAATTGCCTCAATCAGAATCTCTTTAGGAATATTCTTCTCTTTACTGACCTGATCAAGGATAAAGTTAAGACTTGAGGACATAGGTTGAGATATCTCCCTCAATGAGAAAAAAGACGATCACTCACGACCATCCA contains:
- the rbfA gene encoding 30S ribosome-binding factor RbfA, with the translated sequence MKERNQRCRRIGDQLKVEISAMLQREIKDPRIGFITVQDVEVAPDLSQAFVYYTVLGNADEKNATLAGLNSTAGFMRREIGRRLHLKRIPEMQFRYDDSIDKGEHLEEVFGRIRKEESGEQSD
- the nusA gene encoding transcription termination/antitermination protein NusA, giving the protein MSSSLNFILDQVSKEKNIPKEILIEAIESAMVTASKKKLGAAREIEASYDEETGQIELFEFVEVVENVENSYYQISLHEALEIDPEAEVGDSLGLKLETDDFGRIAAQTAKQVIMQKIREAERESIYEEYHEKVGEIISGTVQRVERGNLIVNLGTTEAILPRSETIPRENFRQGERIRAYLLKVEIAAKGPKIVLSRTHPGFLIRLFEVEVPEIFEGVIKIMGATREPGVRAKIAVSTNDHDVDPVGACVGVRGSRVQNVVQELKGEKIDIIRWNPDPVRYVCNAISPAEINKIILDEEKHMMEIVVLDEQLSLAIGRRGLNVRLAAKLTGWKLDVKSASRVASDFDQLFSPLAGLEGFNNTAMELLYDNGFRKIEDIAGSSVAELTDIIGTEGVNPQRLIERAVEVYHERRAAMEKPALPEAAGVVAAQLETAEAEASASANGAELSFKADAPETMAAGSGPEISEEEELEPENGGNLS
- a CDS encoding translation initiation factor IF-2 encodes the protein MREKKKTKVYELSRALKLKEPELFSILETLGIEVSTKFTPLEEIDVDRVKAWCNQHQGPDVVEKRVASGVLRRRVKDVPESADISSAKALSPDEVDEVEPVSESDEPDFVEAEPTEPAEVFTSEVKTRERDALESDTAAAEVTQDTESLQVAPAEEHSAEDERSVPGEVPLAPTEAELPTPESSETPASRVEMEVAEVLPQSAVADSLSPDTKPDSAIPASAGLPESKVSESEVEDTEAARAAAIMTERKPKSGRTGARGARVIGRVALGELGLQASVRPARDKFKKTDGEPSVVAPVAPPVEVVQPGKETVEDRMVASKKGRKSRKKEGGGAAFANDDSRSRKASRRAVIKNLDFADDRGGKGRRRGLKKKSGQKTEITLPKLSKRVVKITDAISVGELARKMGIKAGEVIAKLMSLGNMVTINQMIDFETASLVAEEYGHTVENVAFDEDLVLDLVEDKPEDLVSRPPVVTIMGHVDHGKTSLLDAIRLTKVADGEAGGITQHIGAYMVSLPRGDISFVDTPGHEAFTSMRSRGAGVTDIVILVVAADDGVMPTTIESINHAKAANVPIIVAINKIDKDNARPDEVRRQLSEYGLIAEEWGGQTIFVEVSAKQRLNLDTLLEMILLQAEMMELSANPDKAARGVVLESRLDRGKGPVATILVQDGTVKQGDLAVAGLYSGRVRALINDMGETVDSAGPSTPVEVLGLSGVPSAGDDFNIVKSEKQAKELTSNRQHKAREQEISKTSKISLEDLFEQMEEGAVEQLNVIVKGDVQGSVEAVSEALKKQATTKVKVEVVHAAVGGVKEADVMLAAASRAIIVAFNVRPDLKAQHLAEHEHVDIRLYSVIYDLIEDLRMAMEGLLAPEVREVYLGRAEVRQAFMVSKVGMIAGCRVVDGKVKRNAQVRLLRDDVVIVEGRISSLKRFKDDAKEVATGFECGIGIENYNDIKPGDVIEAFVMEEVAAKL
- a CDS encoding YlxR family protein, coding for MRRKRWPREAALRFPKRKNLSQKTAAIFPEPLSGPLRSCLICRQKTLKNNLCRFVKVEDRLVWDRDHRAPGRGHYLCKNAECLGAFLRGRRRLSRQIPGAEALTEKDRLALLRLSES
- the truB gene encoding tRNA pseudouridine(55) synthase TruB, which produces MNTFLLWSMGAFSSGFSPLLNEDAFLVLDKPTGLTSQQVVAQVKRLLGCRKVGHTGTLDPLATGVLPLALNRATRLIQYLDEGRKVYSGEIEFGVETDTLDRDGQVTARFAGPLDFSASRIAEVFERYHGSLLQTAPLYSAIKTKGRPLYAYARSGIAVEAPERRIEIDGFELLSWNSPLAAFRVCCSRGTYVRSLAADVGRDLGCGARIWSLCREASGPFTLERALSLPALTEMVSTGQLLPLLAPQQALTHLPCLRIDDNESLRDIAHGLPLVREAVKDRIPSSWPADQQVLLLDKTDSVLALARLEKTSEDSLLRLLRVMTVPERHKAF
- a CDS encoding bifunctional oligoribonuclease/PAP phosphatase NrnA, with the protein product MTVSIRASIWRRFSVGSERKRVVSSLIEAEQKVMALAAVQKAGSIVIASHVDPDGDAIGSSLAWALILRKLGKKVAVYNRDKIPYSLTFLPGADEFFVNSLPEHCDLLCLLDCSEIERAGEELAGWRGYERSLCIDHHLTTAYSADINLVYPYACATGELIYDLALCLYPGFRLDVALNLYTAILTDTGSFRYSNSTPNSFAIAGDLVARGVEPWIVTQQVYESQPLGRIKLLGLVLGSLKLSASGKVAAISITQAMFDETGTNSEYTDGMVNYPRSIMGVEVAFMARETAPGRYKLSFRSRGTVNVAQLAAEFGGGGHHNAAGCRLDGRLPELIEHVFALVDGRLQ
- the pnp gene encoding polyribonucleotide nucleotidyltransferase, translating into MKKYCHVEVDGSEVSFESGKIAKQANGAVMVRQGDTMVLVTAVAARSGREGIDFFPLTVDYQEKTYAAGKIPGGFFKREGRLSDRETLTSRLIDRPLRPLFPKGFTCETQIIATVMSTDNVNDPAILALTGASAALMVSDIPFNGPVAAVRVARVNESFIVNPVFAEIDESDLDVIMACTREAVVMVEGGAKEVDEQVMLEALELGHQAAQPFITAQLEMANQVGLKKREVVAPVINPDLTALVEVKFAGRFEDGLQISDKLERQNYFSDLKDEIRASLALAEIPDHDLGEVFEARLGAAIRRQISTQGVRIGGRGIGEIRDISCEVSFLPRVHGSALFTRGETQAVVTTTLGTSVDEQRIDSLRGNSSDSFMLHYNFPPFSVGEARFLRGPGRREIGHGTLARRALKAVLPESDKFPYTVRIVSDITESNGSSSMASICGGSLSLMDAGVPIKAPVAGIAMGLVQEGGQFIVLSDISGDEDHVGDMDFKVAGTRAGVTAIQMDIKIAGISKEVMAQALAQGKVGRLHILDKMDEVLQAPRAELSDYAPRIMTIRIDPDKIRDVIGPGGKNIRAITEKSGAKIDIEDSGEIKIASVDGQASELAIALIRELTQEAEVGKVYLGKVQRIMDFGAFVEIFPGTDGLLHISQIAEERVRDVRDYLKEGDEVMVKVIEVDRQGKIRLTRKDVLDQN
- a CDS encoding 30S ribosomal protein S15; the protein is MAFACGQKSDIIEKYRLHESDTGSPEVQIALLSERITYLTDHFKVHKHDFHSRRGLLKLVGQRRRLLDYLKRKEFKRYKDVIGSLGLRR